A single Nocardioides bizhenqiangii DNA region contains:
- a CDS encoding helix-turn-helix transcriptional regulator, producing MDVVEELLRAREAFDRRDWVAAYEGLSAAGSDALLAADFADLATAAFLVGRHNDCIQALQRAYQAHLDAGDQQAAVRCAFWLAMTLMDRGEVAVANGWISRADRLLETFEEDTVEHGYFLFFRMLGHILGGDPVTALDEAVTLTSYGRRFANGDLLATGLMCQGRCLLYLARVPEGVRLLDEAMVGVTTGEVSPVFAGQTYCSSIEACQEISDFGRVAQWTTALTTWCSSQVGLVPFTGQCAVHRGQVMRVRGAFDEAIAELDGAIARYVASGTPGAAGLAYAEKGGLLRIRGEYDAAEAAFEQAIGFGHDPQPAQALLSLDRGRTQAACAAVRRLLGEPRDPIHRSQLLPGAIEVLLAGNELETARPLVAELVEVGEAFESSSLSAMAGHAVGALALADGRPADALAPLRTALQQWRELDWPYETARTQVLLGRALRGVGDEESAAAEMGSAARSLAALGAGPEAQAVEQLLAPGPLPGGLTAREAEVLRLVATGLSNPEIAAALFLSEKTVARHLSNIFTKLDVTSRTAAAAYAFDHGLT from the coding sequence GTGGATGTCGTCGAAGAGCTGCTGCGGGCACGCGAGGCCTTCGACCGGCGCGACTGGGTCGCGGCATACGAAGGTCTCTCGGCAGCCGGGAGCGATGCGCTCCTGGCCGCCGACTTCGCCGACCTCGCCACGGCAGCGTTCCTCGTCGGCCGCCACAACGACTGCATCCAGGCGCTCCAACGGGCCTACCAGGCCCACCTCGACGCCGGCGACCAGCAGGCCGCGGTCCGCTGCGCCTTCTGGCTGGCGATGACGCTGATGGACCGCGGCGAGGTCGCCGTCGCCAATGGCTGGATCTCGCGTGCCGACCGGCTGCTGGAGACCTTCGAGGAGGACACCGTCGAGCACGGCTACTTCCTGTTCTTCCGGATGCTCGGGCACATCCTCGGCGGTGACCCGGTCACTGCACTCGACGAGGCCGTCACCCTCACGTCCTACGGCAGGCGGTTCGCGAACGGCGACCTGCTCGCCACCGGCCTGATGTGCCAGGGCCGCTGCCTGCTGTACCTGGCTCGGGTGCCCGAAGGGGTGCGGCTGCTCGACGAGGCGATGGTGGGGGTGACCACGGGCGAGGTGTCCCCGGTCTTCGCCGGGCAGACCTACTGCTCGTCGATCGAGGCGTGCCAGGAGATCTCGGACTTCGGCAGGGTGGCGCAGTGGACGACGGCGTTGACCACCTGGTGCAGCTCCCAGGTGGGCCTGGTGCCGTTCACGGGTCAGTGCGCTGTTCACCGCGGGCAGGTGATGCGGGTCCGCGGTGCCTTCGACGAGGCGATCGCGGAGCTCGACGGCGCGATCGCGCGCTACGTCGCCTCCGGCACGCCTGGCGCGGCCGGTCTGGCGTACGCCGAGAAGGGCGGCCTGCTGCGCATCCGCGGGGAGTACGACGCGGCCGAGGCCGCGTTCGAGCAGGCGATCGGCTTCGGTCACGACCCCCAACCCGCCCAGGCGTTGCTGTCCCTCGATCGCGGACGCACCCAGGCGGCGTGCGCTGCTGTGCGCCGGCTGCTCGGCGAGCCACGCGACCCCATCCACCGCTCGCAGCTGCTGCCCGGCGCGATCGAAGTGCTCCTCGCCGGCAACGAGCTGGAGACCGCGCGTCCCCTGGTCGCCGAGCTGGTCGAGGTCGGCGAAGCGTTCGAGTCGAGCTCGCTCAGCGCGATGGCCGGCCACGCGGTCGGCGCGCTCGCCCTCGCCGACGGCCGGCCCGCGGATGCCCTGGCACCGCTGCGCACGGCGCTCCAGCAGTGGCGCGAGCTGGACTGGCCCTACGAGACCGCCCGGACCCAGGTCCTCCTGGGTCGCGCGCTCCGCGGAGTGGGCGACGAGGAGTCCGCGGCCGCCGAGATGGGGAGTGCGGCCCGTTCCCTCGCCGCGCTGGGAGCCGGCCCGGAGGCGCAAGCAGTCGAGCAGCTGCTGGCACCTGGCCCGCTGCCGGGCGGCCTCACCGCGCGAGAGGCCGAGGTGCTGCGGCTGGTCGCCACCGGCCTGTCCAACCCGGAGATCGCCGCGGCCCTGTTCCTGAGCGAGAAGACGGTCGCGCGGCACCTGAGCAACATCTTCACCAAGCTGGACGTCACTTCCCGGACCGCCGCGGCTGCGTACGCCTTCGACCACGGGCTCACCTGA
- a CDS encoding flavin-containing monooxygenase produces the protein MSTEHIETVIIGAGQAGLSTAYHLKKQGRDCVVLDSNARVGDNWRRHWDTLRLYSPAKYDGLPGMPFPADPWSFPQKDEVAAFLESYALKFDLPVRMSTRVDALEQRADGGFELSIGDHSIICDNVVVATGSFGQAPNIPDFHDQLDPAIRQLHSTEYHRPEDLQPGPVLVVGASHSGTDIAFEAAETNPVILCGRDPGQLPFKPEQRRARLIFPVVVFAWRHVLTRRTPIGRKEFREVRAHGGPMIRVHREDLTARGVERHPARMVGVQDGMPLLDDGTVVPVKNVVWATGFKQTFDWIKLPVVGDDGWPLEMRGVVDDVPGLFFCGLAFQYAFSSMVFPGIGRDAEYLARKIGARTGKRPMLASR, from the coding sequence ATGTCCACCGAGCACATCGAGACCGTGATCATCGGCGCCGGCCAGGCCGGCCTGTCCACGGCGTACCACCTGAAGAAGCAGGGCCGCGACTGCGTCGTCCTCGACAGCAACGCCCGGGTCGGCGACAACTGGCGACGGCACTGGGACACGCTGCGGCTCTACAGCCCGGCGAAGTACGACGGCCTCCCCGGCATGCCGTTCCCCGCCGACCCCTGGTCGTTCCCCCAGAAGGACGAGGTCGCGGCGTTCCTCGAGAGTTATGCGCTGAAGTTCGACCTGCCGGTGCGGATGAGCACCCGGGTCGACGCGCTCGAGCAGCGTGCCGACGGCGGCTTCGAGCTCAGCATCGGCGACCACTCGATCATCTGCGACAACGTGGTCGTGGCCACCGGGTCCTTCGGGCAGGCGCCCAACATCCCTGACTTCCACGACCAGCTCGACCCGGCGATCCGCCAGCTGCACTCGACCGAGTACCACCGTCCCGAGGACCTCCAGCCCGGACCGGTGCTCGTGGTGGGTGCCTCGCACTCCGGCACGGACATCGCCTTCGAGGCCGCAGAGACCAACCCGGTCATCTTGTGCGGGCGGGATCCCGGCCAGCTGCCGTTCAAGCCCGAGCAGCGGCGTGCGAGGCTCATCTTCCCGGTGGTCGTCTTCGCCTGGCGGCACGTCCTCACCCGACGCACCCCGATCGGACGCAAGGAGTTCCGCGAGGTGCGGGCGCACGGCGGTCCGATGATCCGGGTCCACCGCGAGGATCTCACCGCGCGCGGGGTCGAGCGGCACCCGGCCCGCATGGTCGGAGTGCAGGACGGCATGCCGCTCCTCGACGACGGCACCGTCGTCCCGGTCAAGAACGTCGTCTGGGCCACCGGCTTCAAGCAGACCTTCGACTGGATCAAGCTGCCGGTGGTCGGCGACGACGGCTGGCCGCTGGAGATGCGCGGCGTCGTCGACGACGTGCCGGGTCTCTTCTTCTGCGGCCTGGCCTTCCAGTACGCGTTCAGCTCGATGGTCTTCCCGGGCATCGGCCGGGACGCGGAGTACCTTGCCCGGAAGATCGGCGCCCGCACCGGCAAGCGTCCTATGCTCGCTTCGAGGTGA
- a CDS encoding class II glutamine amidotransferase encodes MCRLLGYVARRPTSVVEVLGQEHFDAFTALTAVHGDGWGMAWWDPDSPTVRSVTSAGSAIHDLAYSRLAGQRLGRAGIVHLRWATPGLAVSPQNTHPFVDGGYAFAHNGHIAPLGSLEGLLTREARATLRGDTDSERYFRFVMQCIAERGDDTEGLRQALGVLTSEFPEASLNALLMTPAQMFGVHINSQASVPIKGLRNLFPSEEEIPYRHTEDYFAMDYRITPDATHVISSGIDPEGWTPVPEDTAAMVDLGSLEVTRLDLPGRR; translated from the coding sequence ATGTGTCGTCTGCTCGGCTACGTCGCCCGCCGTCCGACCTCGGTCGTCGAGGTCCTGGGGCAGGAGCACTTCGACGCGTTCACCGCGCTCACCGCCGTGCACGGCGACGGCTGGGGCATGGCGTGGTGGGACCCGGACTCCCCCACGGTCCGCAGCGTGACCTCGGCTGGATCGGCCATCCACGACCTGGCGTACTCCCGACTTGCCGGTCAGCGGCTCGGCCGGGCCGGCATCGTGCATCTCCGTTGGGCCACGCCGGGCCTAGCGGTGAGTCCGCAGAACACCCACCCGTTCGTGGACGGCGGATACGCATTCGCGCACAACGGACACATCGCCCCTCTCGGGTCGCTCGAAGGCCTGCTCACCCGGGAGGCTCGAGCGACGCTGCGCGGCGACACCGACAGCGAGCGGTACTTCCGGTTCGTCATGCAGTGCATCGCCGAGCGGGGGGACGACACCGAAGGACTCAGGCAGGCGCTCGGCGTACTCACGAGCGAGTTCCCCGAGGCGAGCCTGAACGCGCTGCTGATGACCCCCGCGCAGATGTTCGGCGTCCACATCAACAGCCAGGCGTCGGTGCCGATCAAGGGACTGCGCAACCTGTTTCCCTCCGAGGAGGAGATCCCCTATCGGCACACCGAGGACTACTTCGCGATGGACTACCGGATCACCCCGGACGCCACGCACGTCATCTCCAGCGGCATCGACCCAGAGGGCTGGACTCCGGTGCCGGAGGACACCGCGGCGATGGTCGATCTCGGCTCACTCGAGGTGACGCGTCTCGACCTGCCGGGTCGACGCTGA
- a CDS encoding heparan-alpha-glucosaminide N-acetyltransferase domain-containing protein: MTSRTADVVPAAAGPARPGRLVGLDVARCLALLGMVATHVLLDFTPEGDLSFSQWLAGGRASALFAVLAGVSLALMTGGREPARGRDRVRASAGLAVRSLLIAGLGLALAEPDSGLAIILTYYGVLFLLGLPFVGLRARTLALLAAGWVVLAPVVSHLVRPDLPVRGFASPAVDQLGDPGRLASELLFTGYYPAVPWLAYLLAGMALGRCDLRNRRLLLALAGGGLALAVLATQVSRAVTDPAVSDQYARGMFGTTPADGDWSWLLLVAPHSATPFDLAQTIGSALLVIAVCLLIERALPDAGVTFLAVLFGAGTMTLTLYSLHVVLRTPEVWPPDDPRAYGWHVLVLLAIGAAFVARGRRGPLEYVVGLPVRALRPADLRNA; encoded by the coding sequence GTGACGTCGCGTACGGCGGACGTCGTCCCTGCGGCGGCCGGGCCGGCCCGGCCCGGCCGACTGGTGGGGCTCGACGTGGCCCGGTGCCTGGCGCTCCTGGGGATGGTCGCCACGCACGTCCTGCTCGACTTCACGCCCGAGGGCGACCTGTCCTTCAGCCAGTGGCTGGCCGGCGGGCGGGCGTCGGCGTTGTTCGCCGTCCTCGCAGGGGTCAGCCTCGCACTGATGACCGGCGGACGGGAGCCGGCCCGCGGCCGGGACCGGGTGCGTGCGTCCGCGGGGCTCGCCGTCCGGTCGCTGCTGATCGCCGGGCTCGGCCTCGCTCTCGCTGAGCCGGACAGCGGACTGGCGATCATCCTCACCTACTACGGCGTGCTGTTCCTGCTCGGACTTCCGTTCGTCGGACTGCGCGCCCGCACGCTCGCGCTGCTCGCCGCCGGGTGGGTCGTGCTGGCGCCCGTCGTCTCCCACCTGGTCCGTCCGGATCTTCCGGTGCGCGGGTTCGCGAGCCCCGCCGTCGACCAGCTCGGCGATCCCGGCCGGCTGGCCAGCGAGCTGCTGTTCACCGGCTACTACCCGGCGGTCCCGTGGCTGGCCTACCTGCTGGCGGGCATGGCGCTCGGTCGTTGCGACCTCCGCAACCGTCGTCTCCTCCTCGCGCTCGCCGGCGGAGGCCTGGCACTCGCGGTCCTCGCGACCCAGGTCTCGCGCGCCGTGACCGACCCCGCGGTCAGCGACCAGTACGCCCGCGGGATGTTCGGCACCACGCCCGCGGACGGCGACTGGTCGTGGCTGCTGCTGGTCGCGCCGCACAGTGCGACGCCGTTCGACCTCGCGCAGACCATCGGCAGTGCGCTCCTCGTCATCGCGGTCTGCCTGCTCATCGAGCGTGCGCTGCCCGACGCCGGGGTGACCTTCCTGGCCGTGCTGTTCGGCGCCGGCACGATGACGCTCACCCTCTACAGCCTGCACGTCGTGCTGCGCACACCGGAGGTGTGGCCACCGGACGATCCCCGGGCCTACGGCTGGCACGTGCTCGTGCTGCTGGCGATCGGCGCGGCATTCGTCGCCCGGGGGCGGCGCGGACCGCTGGAGTACGTCGTCGGGCTTCCGGTGCGCGCCCTCCGTCCAGCCGATCTTCGCAACGCTTGA
- the serA gene encoding phosphoglycerate dehydrogenase translates to MKALVLENIHPAAAEILGSRGYEVDLRPGALSEDELVESLPGVSLLGIRSNTTVTARVLEAASDLEAIGCFCIGTNQVDLAAAAKRGIGVFNAPYSNTRSVVELVIGEIIALARRLPEKTQRMHDGVWDKSARGSHEVRGRTLGIVGYGNIGTQLSNLAEALGMRVVFYDKADRPAHGNARRTRSLTELLEVADVVSLHVDGRPGNAGFFGASEFAAMKPRSLFINASRGMVVDYESLRDHLLSGHIAGAAVDVFPVEPKAQGDAFESVLRGLDNVILTPHVGGSTQEAQEEIGWFVAEKLVRFALEGSTALSVNLPPVLPPPLATSGRRLGFLHHNVPGVLADLNAVLAAAGGNVVDQHLSTRDDLGYVVTDSTEPLAAEAVDKLRRSDPCLWARTW, encoded by the coding sequence ATGAAGGCACTCGTCCTGGAGAACATCCATCCGGCGGCCGCCGAGATCCTCGGCAGCCGCGGTTACGAGGTGGACCTGCGTCCCGGCGCGCTGTCCGAGGACGAGCTGGTCGAGTCCCTCCCGGGTGTCAGCCTGCTCGGGATCCGCTCGAACACGACGGTGACCGCACGCGTCCTGGAGGCGGCGTCGGACCTCGAGGCGATCGGCTGCTTCTGCATCGGCACCAACCAGGTCGACCTGGCTGCCGCGGCGAAGCGGGGCATCGGGGTGTTCAACGCGCCCTACTCCAACACCCGCAGCGTGGTCGAGCTCGTGATCGGCGAGATCATCGCGCTCGCCCGGCGGCTCCCGGAGAAGACGCAGCGGATGCACGACGGCGTGTGGGACAAGTCGGCGCGCGGCAGCCACGAGGTGCGCGGCCGAACCCTGGGCATCGTGGGCTACGGCAACATCGGCACGCAGCTGTCGAACCTTGCCGAGGCGCTCGGAATGCGGGTCGTGTTCTACGACAAGGCGGACCGGCCGGCGCACGGGAACGCGCGTCGTACCCGGTCGCTCACGGAGCTGCTCGAGGTCGCCGACGTCGTCAGCCTCCACGTCGACGGGCGGCCCGGCAACGCCGGGTTCTTCGGCGCCTCGGAGTTCGCGGCGATGAAGCCGAGGTCCCTCTTCATCAACGCCTCGCGCGGCATGGTGGTGGACTACGAGTCGCTCCGAGACCACCTGCTGTCGGGTCACATCGCGGGTGCGGCCGTCGACGTCTTCCCCGTGGAGCCCAAGGCTCAGGGCGACGCGTTCGAGTCCGTGCTGCGCGGTCTCGACAACGTCATCCTGACGCCTCACGTCGGCGGCTCCACCCAGGAGGCGCAGGAGGAGATCGGCTGGTTCGTGGCCGAGAAGCTCGTCCGCTTCGCGCTCGAGGGGAGCACGGCGCTGTCGGTCAACCTTCCGCCGGTCCTCCCTCCCCCGCTGGCGACGTCCGGGCGACGGCTGGGCTTCCTGCACCACAACGTCCCTGGTGTGCTGGCCGATCTCAACGCCGTCCTCGCCGCGGCCGGCGGCAACGTGGTCGACCAACATCTCTCGACCAGGGACGACCTCGGCTACGTCGTCACCGATTCGACCGAGCCCCTTGCGGCCGAGGCCGTCGACAAGCTTCGCCGCTCGGACCCCTGCCTCTGGGCGCGCACCTGGTGA
- a CDS encoding nitroreductase family protein, translating into MDLYEVMRTTSAVREFTDDPLPDVVLRTILDNARFAPSGGNRQGTQVLVVRDPAARRKLAELAIPGARRYTAQRMAGEGPWNPVVPTRLSEEEIAATEVPGALTTPFVDAPVVLVVCVDLRAVAALDQDLDRIGIVGGASVYPLVWNILLAARNEGFGGTITTMAVAEEPRIRELFGIPEEYAVACVVPLGKPVRQLTKLSRVSVEDLTRRENWEGGPLS; encoded by the coding sequence ATGGACCTGTACGAGGTGATGCGGACGACGTCCGCCGTCCGAGAGTTCACCGACGATCCGCTGCCCGACGTCGTGCTCCGCACGATCCTGGACAACGCAAGGTTCGCGCCGAGCGGCGGCAACCGGCAGGGGACGCAGGTCCTCGTCGTCCGGGACCCGGCGGCGCGGCGGAAGCTCGCGGAGCTGGCGATCCCCGGGGCGCGCCGGTACACCGCACAGCGGATGGCGGGGGAGGGACCGTGGAACCCGGTCGTCCCGACCCGGCTGTCGGAGGAGGAGATCGCGGCGACGGAGGTGCCAGGAGCGCTCACGACCCCGTTCGTCGATGCGCCCGTCGTGCTCGTCGTGTGCGTCGACCTGCGGGCGGTGGCGGCCCTCGACCAGGACCTCGACCGGATCGGCATCGTCGGGGGAGCGTCGGTCTATCCGCTGGTGTGGAACATCCTGCTGGCGGCGAGGAACGAGGGCTTCGGCGGCACGATCACGACGATGGCGGTCGCGGAGGAGCCGCGGATCCGCGAGCTGTTCGGCATCCCTGAGGAGTACGCCGTCGCGTGCGTGGTGCCGCTGGGCAAGCCGGTGCGCCAGCTGACCAAGCTCTCCCGCGTTAGTGTCGAGGACCTGACCCGACGCGAGAACTGGGAAGGTGGGCCGCTGTCATGA
- a CDS encoding VOC family protein — protein MTSASDEPEIDLAAVDAERDRIRSTYLQPEDSRPASMARGLHHFAIVAKDVEETVRFYQGVLGFPLTDIFENRDYKGSNHFFFDIGNNNLIAFFDFPGLDVGPYAEVLGGLHHVAISVEPEKWAELKTRLEEAGVEYQSESGTSIYFRDPNGARLELIADPLGEMYGTKVL, from the coding sequence ATGACCAGTGCCTCGGACGAGCCGGAGATCGACCTTGCCGCGGTCGACGCCGAGCGGGATCGCATCCGCTCGACGTACCTGCAGCCGGAGGACTCCCGGCCGGCCTCGATGGCACGCGGGCTGCACCACTTCGCGATCGTCGCCAAGGACGTCGAGGAGACGGTGCGGTTCTACCAGGGCGTGCTCGGCTTCCCGCTGACCGACATCTTCGAGAACCGCGACTACAAGGGCTCCAACCACTTCTTCTTCGACATCGGCAACAACAACCTGATCGCCTTCTTCGACTTCCCCGGTCTCGACGTCGGCCCGTACGCCGAGGTCCTCGGCGGCCTCCACCACGTCGCCATCTCGGTCGAGCCGGAGAAGTGGGCCGAGCTCAAGACCCGCCTCGAGGAAGCAGGCGTCGAGTACCAGAGCGAGAGCGGCACCTCTATCTACTTCCGCGACCCCAACGGTGCGCGGCTCGAGCTCATCGCCGACCCGCTGGGGGAGATGTACGGCACGAAGGTTCTCTGA
- a CDS encoding TetR/AcrR family transcriptional regulator: MAPETRFQILDGALEILREGGTVTLESAARKAGLTKPGLMYHFATKQSLMLGLVDHVVDGYERALAERLPGPVSEAAPAARIAAYLDWSLAGSFDQSDLAMMTDPRLCGPLTERWAARMGPWTDVPDELAPNLRSRLLAARLIADGSWFADATGVMPLDGEERALVGELVTELLEVAS; the protein is encoded by the coding sequence ATGGCCCCTGAAACCCGCTTCCAGATCCTCGACGGTGCGCTCGAGATCCTCCGCGAAGGAGGCACCGTCACCTTGGAATCCGCTGCCCGCAAGGCGGGCCTGACCAAGCCGGGACTGATGTACCACTTCGCCACCAAGCAGTCGCTGATGCTCGGTCTGGTCGACCACGTCGTCGACGGCTACGAGCGAGCGCTGGCCGAACGCCTGCCCGGGCCTGTCTCGGAGGCCGCGCCTGCGGCGCGGATCGCCGCCTACCTCGATTGGTCGCTCGCGGGAAGCTTCGACCAGTCCGACCTCGCCATGATGACCGACCCACGACTCTGCGGGCCGTTGACCGAGAGATGGGCCGCACGGATGGGTCCCTGGACCGACGTCCCGGACGAGCTCGCCCCGAACCTGCGATCGCGGCTTCTCGCCGCGCGCCTGATCGCGGACGGGTCCTGGTTCGCCGACGCCACCGGCGTGATGCCGCTTGATGGCGAGGAGCGAGCCCTCGTCGGAGAACTGGTCACCGAGCTCCTGGAGGTCGCGTCGTGA
- a CDS encoding DMT family transporter, which yields MNRWLLLLGAIVTEVTASLSLKGALDHPALYVVVVLGYAGTFGFLAAVLGAGMPLGVAYGIWGALGVAATAALSAIFFGEALTGVMILGIAVVIAGVVLVEFGSHLAGRQEAA from the coding sequence GTGAACAGATGGCTGCTCCTGCTCGGCGCGATCGTCACCGAGGTCACCGCGTCGCTGTCGTTGAAGGGCGCACTCGACCATCCGGCCTTGTACGTCGTCGTGGTCCTGGGCTACGCGGGGACGTTCGGATTCCTCGCGGCCGTGCTCGGGGCGGGCATGCCCCTGGGCGTCGCTTACGGCATCTGGGGAGCGCTCGGCGTGGCAGCGACCGCCGCCCTCTCCGCGATCTTCTTCGGGGAGGCCCTCACCGGCGTGATGATCCTCGGGATAGCTGTGGTCATCGCCGGGGTGGTCCTGGTGGAGTTCGGATCCCACCTCGCCGGCCGGCAGGAGGCGGCCTGA
- a CDS encoding DMT family transporter — MGWAYLAGAILLEVAATLSLRAAATARNAWYVVVLGGYVAAFVLLSLALAEGMGLGVAYGIWAAAGVALTALASRLLFKEPLTLLMSGGIALIVGGVLLIELGGAH; from the coding sequence ATGGGGTGGGCATACCTCGCCGGCGCCATCCTCTTGGAGGTCGCCGCCACGCTGTCGCTGCGTGCCGCCGCCACGGCCCGCAATGCCTGGTACGTCGTCGTCCTGGGCGGCTACGTCGCCGCCTTCGTGCTGCTCTCGCTCGCGCTCGCTGAGGGCATGGGACTCGGCGTCGCCTACGGCATCTGGGCCGCCGCCGGCGTCGCGCTCACGGCGCTGGCCTCGAGGCTTCTCTTCAAGGAACCGCTCACGCTGTTGATGTCGGGAGGCATCGCGCTCATCGTCGGCGGTGTCCTCCTTATCGAACTGGGCGGCGCGCACTAG
- a CDS encoding FAD-binding oxidoreductase, with the protein MSQTASYDLDALRASLDGQVTGAVDTGYDNVRRVWNAAIDHRPLAVVECVSAEDVARTLAFANDHGLPVSVRSGAHNMSGAAVADGGVVVDLRGLNHVSVDPGAKRAKAGGGALLGDLDAATQEHGLAVPTGLVSHTGVGGLTLGGGMGWLSRQAGLTADNLVAAQVVTAAGEILRAAEDENADLFWALRGGGGNFGVVTEFEFRLHEVGPLVQFAMVYWPLDQGAAVLRLAREVFTDLPVDHNIVFGAVNAPPAPFVPPEHQLQPGYVLLVTGFGSPESHADIVDRINESLPSAFTFSTPMPYVALQQLIDEANAWGQHTYDKGCYLDELSDRAIEVVTEHVPRKNSPSSIVLFYRLDEAYSAVGEDDTAFSGGRSPRYAAFIIGVCPDPAILDAERSWVRGFWEALSPHTIGTGSYVNAMTEFEDDRVRASYGAEKYARLAGIKATYDPHNVFKLGANILPAGAAG; encoded by the coding sequence ATGAGCCAGACCGCCAGCTACGACCTCGACGCACTCCGCGCCTCGTTGGACGGGCAGGTCACCGGCGCCGTGGACACGGGGTACGACAACGTCCGGCGGGTGTGGAACGCCGCCATCGACCACCGGCCGTTGGCGGTGGTGGAGTGCGTCAGCGCGGAGGACGTGGCGAGGACGTTGGCCTTCGCCAACGACCACGGACTACCGGTGTCGGTCCGGTCCGGTGCGCACAACATGTCGGGGGCCGCGGTCGCCGATGGTGGCGTGGTCGTCGACCTCCGGGGACTCAACCACGTCAGCGTCGACCCGGGAGCGAAACGGGCCAAGGCCGGCGGAGGTGCCCTTCTCGGGGACCTCGACGCTGCGACCCAGGAGCACGGGCTCGCCGTACCGACCGGTCTGGTCAGCCACACCGGGGTCGGTGGGCTGACCCTGGGTGGCGGCATGGGCTGGCTGTCCCGTCAGGCTGGCCTGACCGCCGACAACCTCGTGGCCGCCCAGGTCGTCACCGCTGCCGGCGAGATCCTGCGGGCCGCCGAGGACGAGAACGCCGACCTGTTCTGGGCGTTGCGCGGCGGCGGAGGCAACTTCGGTGTCGTCACCGAGTTCGAGTTCCGGCTCCACGAGGTCGGGCCCCTCGTGCAGTTCGCGATGGTCTACTGGCCGCTCGACCAGGGCGCCGCTGTGCTCCGGCTCGCGCGCGAGGTCTTCACCGATCTGCCCGTCGACCACAACATCGTCTTCGGAGCGGTCAACGCACCGCCGGCACCGTTCGTGCCGCCCGAGCACCAGCTGCAGCCCGGGTACGTCCTGCTCGTGACGGGGTTCGGCTCGCCCGAGTCGCATGCAGACATCGTCGACCGGATCAACGAGTCGCTGCCGTCGGCCTTCACGTTCAGCACCCCGATGCCGTACGTCGCCCTCCAGCAGCTCATCGACGAGGCGAACGCGTGGGGCCAGCACACCTACGACAAGGGCTGCTACCTCGACGAGCTCAGCGACCGGGCGATCGAGGTGGTCACCGAGCACGTGCCCCGCAAGAACTCCCCCAGCTCCATCGTGCTGTTCTACCGGCTCGACGAGGCCTACTCGGCCGTCGGCGAGGACGACACCGCCTTCAGCGGCGGCCGCTCGCCGCGGTACGCCGCCTTCATCATCGGCGTCTGCCCGGACCCAGCGATCCTCGACGCGGAGCGGAGCTGGGTACGCGGTTTCTGGGAGGCCCTGAGCCCCCACACGATCGGGACCGGCTCCTACGTCAACGCCATGACCGAGTTCGAGGACGACCGCGTGCGGGCCTCCTACGGCGCCGAGAAGTACGCGCGACTGGCGGGGATCAAGGCCACGTACGACCCGCACAACGTCTTCAAGCTCGGCGCGAACATCCTCCCGGCCGGAGCCGCGGGGTAG